The following are from one region of the Streptomyces tuirus genome:
- a CDS encoding YciI family protein: MAKYLLLKHYRGAPAAVNDVPMDQWTPEEISAHIQYMNDFAARLEKTGEFVDGQALAAEGAWVRYDGEGRPPVTDGPFAETKDLIAGWMIIDVDSYERAVELAGELSAAPGAGGKPIHEWLEVRPFLTAPPTIPECSAHG; this comes from the coding sequence ATGGCCAAGTACCTGCTTCTGAAGCACTACCGCGGCGCCCCGGCAGCGGTGAACGACGTGCCCATGGACCAGTGGACGCCGGAGGAGATCTCTGCGCACATCCAGTACATGAACGACTTCGCGGCCCGGCTGGAGAAGACCGGCGAGTTCGTCGACGGGCAGGCCCTCGCCGCCGAGGGGGCGTGGGTCCGGTACGACGGTGAGGGGCGCCCGCCGGTCACCGACGGCCCGTTCGCCGAGACGAAGGACCTCATCGCCGGCTGGATGATCATCGACGTCGACAGCTACGAGCGGGCCGTCGAGCTCGCCGGGGAGCTGTCCGCCGCCCCCGGCGCGGGCGGGAAGCCGATCCACGAGTGGCTGGAGGTGCGTCCGTTCCTGACGGCGCCGCCCACCATCCCGGAGTGCTCCGCCCATGGATGA
- a CDS encoding RICIN domain-containing protein produces MAQGGDTAGDAGRGPYGEAPDARLTVLLRGDTATAYAALRELHRRHRPAALAYARLCTASESAARRLVAETFTAAARETAHGVEPRVPLRHHLLLLTARLAASWAHDDRSAGLDPGLLLVLNTTGTPGGPLPPLLAAFHALPSRTQGLLWYAVVDDEPEDRTAAFLDLAPQDVVYGTAQALQAMAQACIKSRLAASDDPRCADFRRLIEESTRADAPRHSADLHAHMAQCPHCTAAHEELTTLRDTPRAALAEGLLPWSGPAYTTRQGPEPRVVAGGTGSRRPPSRRLLLASAAFGVALVPLVILMLPSGDTADHRSAGAVGTPTTAPPVTVTATVSATPSPSRTSKSPSPTRSPSPSPTTRPPRPSHRPSPSPTAHAPSGRYAQVVNVASGRCLEVYGDFDNGTDVVTAPCTAAPTQRWRVDTGRGVVQSSADPDYCLDSRGSVEKGVGIWDCDSVDGDNGDNLRFTVDSDGVIRPAIAIETAVTPDRGGELSLEPLTGGTAQRWRAGAE; encoded by the coding sequence ATGGCTCAGGGCGGCGACACTGCCGGGGACGCGGGCCGCGGGCCGTACGGCGAGGCGCCGGACGCGCGGCTTACCGTACTGCTGCGCGGCGACACCGCCACCGCCTACGCGGCGCTGCGGGAGCTCCACCGACGGCACCGCCCGGCGGCCCTCGCCTACGCCCGGCTGTGCACCGCGAGCGAGTCGGCGGCTCGGCGGCTGGTGGCCGAGACCTTCACGGCGGCGGCCCGCGAGACGGCACACGGTGTGGAACCCCGCGTCCCGCTCCGCCACCACCTCCTGCTGCTGACCGCCCGGCTGGCCGCCTCCTGGGCTCACGACGACCGCTCCGCCGGCCTGGACCCTGGCCTGCTGCTGGTCCTGAACACCACCGGCACCCCGGGGGGCCCACTGCCGCCTCTGCTGGCCGCGTTCCACGCCCTGCCCTCCCGCACCCAGGGCCTCCTCTGGTACGCCGTCGTGGACGACGAGCCCGAGGACCGCACGGCCGCATTCCTCGACCTCGCCCCCCAGGACGTGGTGTACGGGACAGCGCAGGCCCTCCAGGCGATGGCCCAGGCGTGTATCAAGTCGCGCCTGGCTGCCTCCGACGACCCGCGCTGCGCGGACTTCCGCCGCCTGATCGAGGAGTCGACGCGGGCGGACGCCCCCCGCCACAGTGCCGACCTGCACGCGCACATGGCGCAATGCCCGCATTGCACGGCCGCGCACGAGGAGTTGACGACCCTGCGGGACACCCCGCGCGCGGCCCTGGCAGAGGGCCTGCTGCCGTGGTCCGGTCCGGCGTACACGACCCGGCAGGGCCCCGAGCCCCGGGTCGTCGCCGGCGGCACGGGGTCGCGGCGCCCTCCGTCCCGCCGCTTACTGCTGGCCTCCGCGGCCTTCGGCGTGGCCCTGGTCCCCCTGGTGATCCTCATGCTGCCCTCGGGCGACACCGCGGACCACCGCTCAGCGGGCGCCGTCGGCACGCCCACGACCGCGCCGCCGGTCACGGTCACGGCGACGGTGTCCGCGACACCGTCGCCGTCCCGGACCTCCAAGTCCCCCTCTCCCACGCGGAGTCCGAGCCCGAGCCCGACGACACGGCCCCCGCGCCCCAGCCACCGTCCGTCCCCCTCCCCCACGGCTCACGCCCCGAGCGGCAGGTACGCCCAGGTCGTGAACGTCGCCTCGGGCCGGTGTCTGGAGGTGTACGGCGACTTCGACAACGGCACCGACGTCGTCACCGCCCCCTGCACCGCCGCCCCCACCCAGCGCTGGCGCGTCGACACCGGCCGCGGTGTCGTGCAGTCGTCCGCGGACCCCGACTACTGCCTGGACAGCCGCGGTTCCGTCGAGAAGGGCGTAGGCATCTGGGACTGCGACTCGGTCGACGGCGACAACGGCGACAACCTGCGCTTCACGGTCGACTCCGACGGGGTCATCCGCCCGGCGATCGCCATCGAGACGGCGGTCACTCCGGACAGGGGCGGCGAGCTGTCGCTGGAGCCGCTGACCGGCGGCACGGCTCAGCGGTGGCGGGCGGGGGCGGAATGA
- a CDS encoding RNA polymerase sigma factor, with amino-acid sequence MDEALLRSLTPSVLTILVRRGADFAAAEDAVQDALIEALRVWPADPPRDAKGWLVTAAWRKFLDQARADSARRRREDLVDEEPAPGPTPDADDTLQLYFLCAHPSLTPSSAVALTLRAVGGLTTRQIAQAYLVPEATMAQRISRAKRTVSGVRFDQPGDVATVLRVLYLVFNEGYSGDIDLSAEAIRLTRQLAGTIDHPEVAGLLALMLLHHARRAGRTAPDGSLVPLAEQDRSRWDTAAIAEGIGILQGALARDRLGEFQAQAAIAALHADAFTAEETDWVQIVEWYDELLRLTDNPVVRLNRAVAVGEADGPRAGLAALAALDDSLPRYSAVAAYLHERDGDPETAARLYAEAARKAPNLAERDYLTRQAARLNADRRGRR; translated from the coding sequence ATGGATGAGGCACTGCTCCGCAGCCTCACTCCGAGCGTGCTCACGATCCTCGTCCGCCGCGGAGCCGACTTCGCGGCGGCCGAGGACGCCGTCCAGGACGCGCTGATCGAGGCGCTCCGCGTGTGGCCGGCCGACCCTCCCCGGGACGCGAAGGGCTGGCTGGTCACCGCGGCCTGGCGCAAGTTCCTCGACCAGGCGCGGGCCGACAGCGCCCGCCGCCGGCGTGAGGACCTGGTCGACGAGGAGCCCGCGCCCGGGCCCACGCCCGACGCCGACGACACGCTCCAGCTCTACTTCCTGTGCGCCCACCCCTCCCTGACCCCCTCGTCGGCGGTCGCGCTCACCCTGCGCGCCGTCGGCGGGCTCACCACACGGCAGATCGCCCAGGCCTATCTGGTGCCCGAGGCGACCATGGCGCAGCGCATCAGCCGGGCCAAGCGCACCGTCTCCGGCGTGCGGTTCGACCAGCCCGGCGATGTCGCGACCGTGCTGCGCGTCCTCTACCTGGTCTTCAACGAGGGCTACTCCGGTGACATCGACCTCTCCGCCGAGGCCATCCGGCTCACCCGGCAGCTCGCGGGCACGATCGACCACCCCGAGGTGGCGGGGCTGCTGGCGCTCATGCTGCTCCACCACGCCCGGCGCGCCGGCCGTACCGCGCCCGACGGCAGCCTGGTGCCGCTCGCCGAGCAGGACCGCAGCCGGTGGGACACCGCGGCCATCGCCGAGGGCATCGGGATCCTGCAGGGGGCACTCGCCCGTGACCGGCTGGGCGAGTTCCAGGCCCAGGCCGCCATCGCGGCGCTCCACGCCGACGCGTTCACCGCCGAGGAGACCGACTGGGTGCAGATCGTGGAGTGGTACGACGAGCTGCTGCGCCTGACGGACAACCCGGTCGTCCGGCTCAACCGCGCGGTGGCCGTGGGTGAGGCCGACGGACCGCGCGCCGGACTGGCGGCGCTCGCGGCGCTGGACGACTCCCTGCCCCGCTACTCCGCGGTGGCGGCGTACCTCCACGAGCGCGACGGCGACCCGGAGACAGCCGCACGTCTGTACGCCGAGGCGGCCCGCAAGGCTCCGAACCTCGCCGAACGCGACTATCTGACCCGCCAGGCGGCCCGCCTCAACGCCGACCGGCGCGGGCGCCGCTGA
- a CDS encoding DinB family protein produces MVSGEHPGEAVMAQASDMTRWTRATVHPDMWVDPDDDPRETDAQPVDERGILLDYLRNYRLTFEMKCAGLDAEQMARRSVPPSTMSLLGLVRHLTEDERHLRRVMAGEDAPKLYRTEEDRDGDFNGAVADQAVVDEAWRAWRAEIERTDRFLAGVTDLATRNAGFSDYGPEQGGQVQLRDILVAQIAEYARHCGHADLLRERIDGRVGQ; encoded by the coding sequence ATGGTCTCTGGTGAACACCCCGGCGAAGCGGTGATGGCACAAGCCTCGGACATGACGCGGTGGACGCGGGCGACCGTCCACCCCGACATGTGGGTCGACCCCGACGACGACCCCCGCGAGACCGACGCCCAGCCCGTCGACGAACGCGGCATCCTCCTCGACTACCTGCGCAACTACCGCCTCACGTTCGAGATGAAGTGCGCGGGACTCGACGCCGAGCAGATGGCCCGGCGTTCCGTCCCGCCGTCCACGATGTCCCTCCTCGGGCTGGTGCGGCACCTGACCGAGGACGAGCGGCACCTCCGGCGGGTGATGGCCGGCGAGGACGCGCCGAAGCTGTACCGCACGGAGGAGGACCGGGACGGCGACTTCAACGGTGCTGTCGCCGACCAGGCGGTCGTGGACGAGGCCTGGCGGGCGTGGCGTGCCGAGATCGAGCGCACCGACCGCTTCCTGGCCGGCGTCACCGACCTCGCCACCCGCAACGCCGGCTTCTCCGACTACGGCCCCGAGCAGGGCGGACAGGTCCAGCTCCGCGACATCCTGGTCGCGCAGATCGCCGAGTACGCGCGGCACTGCGGCCACGCCGACCTCCTGCGCGAGCGCATCGACGGCCGCGTCGGGCAGTGA
- a CDS encoding S1 domain-containing protein: MSEFSWPDRSQVPTPEAINRSWPSTVAALPLGSHVSGRVVARQPFGVFLLIDGVSNALGLAEITAMPHHMELPAMGAVAGEVIWHADRNRQVKIRLDEWALPNSSRLGTTGCATTAPDPSGNNGE; this comes from the coding sequence ATGTCCGAGTTCAGCTGGCCAGACCGCTCTCAGGTGCCGACGCCGGAGGCCATAAACCGCAGCTGGCCGTCAACGGTCGCTGCCCTGCCCCTCGGATCTCATGTCAGCGGTCGGGTTGTCGCACGCCAGCCGTTCGGCGTCTTCCTCCTGATCGACGGCGTGTCCAATGCGCTTGGTCTCGCAGAGATCACTGCCATGCCCCATCACATGGAGCTACCCGCCATGGGGGCCGTCGCCGGCGAGGTCATCTGGCACGCAGATCGCAACCGCCAGGTGAAGATCCGGCTCGATGAGTGGGCCCTGCCGAACTCATCCCGTCTGGGCACCACGGGCTGCGCCACTACCGCACCAGATCCCTCGGGGAACAACGGGGAATAA
- a CDS encoding SMI1/KNR4 family protein, which produces MTAPISESWTRIENWLAEHAPATYAGLAPPADPADIAAIEHVVGRPLLKPLVMSLARHDGLLDQRGSLLPGFYRPMSAREMAAAWQLLTGFHDKRTADEKGEEADYDFMRTGSSSVLYGHLQLIPIARHPGGGHLVLDHRPEIDRGRVHEAEAVEGIMRVSHEMWTSLPLLMEAIATSLETSRPLNGYTPVVDEEQRLHWEFEGAGHSAPARHR; this is translated from the coding sequence ATGACCGCACCGATCAGTGAGTCGTGGACGCGCATCGAGAACTGGCTGGCCGAGCACGCCCCGGCGACCTACGCCGGGCTGGCGCCGCCCGCGGATCCGGCAGACATCGCCGCGATCGAACACGTCGTCGGCCGGCCACTGCTGAAGCCCTTGGTGATGTCGCTGGCGCGGCACGACGGTCTCCTCGACCAGCGGGGCTCGCTGCTGCCGGGGTTCTACAGGCCTATGAGCGCACGCGAGATGGCGGCTGCGTGGCAACTTCTCACCGGCTTCCACGACAAGCGCACGGCGGATGAGAAGGGAGAGGAGGCGGACTACGACTTCATGAGGACCGGGTCCAGCAGCGTCCTGTACGGACACCTGCAGTTGATCCCCATCGCACGGCACCCCGGCGGAGGTCATCTCGTGCTGGACCACCGTCCCGAGATCGACCGGGGGCGCGTCCACGAAGCCGAGGCCGTGGAAGGCATCATGCGCGTATCGCACGAGATGTGGACGTCCCTGCCTTTGCTCATGGAGGCGATCGCCACGTCACTTGAGACCTCCCGGCCCCTCAACGGCTATACGCCGGTAGTGGATGAGGAACAGAGGCTGCACTGGGAATTCGAAGGGGCGGGTCATTCCGCCCCCGCCCGCCACCGCTGA